A genome region from Myroides fluvii includes the following:
- a CDS encoding DUF1599 domain-containing protein: protein MSTTSIQYDQVIAICKSLFQKKMHDYGCAWRIMRLSSLTDQIYIKAQRLRSIQENTVRKVDEGEIPEFIGIVNYCIMALINAEIGVGKYPDLTAEEVESQYDKHVLETKALMENKNHDYGEAWRDLRVSSLTDLILQKLLRVKQIEDNKGKTLASEGIEANYQDMLNYAVFALIHLEIINE, encoded by the coding sequence ATGAGTACTACTTCTATACAATATGATCAGGTAATTGCTATTTGCAAATCGTTATTCCAGAAAAAGATGCACGATTACGGATGTGCTTGGCGTATCATGCGCTTGAGTTCATTGACAGATCAAATTTACATCAAAGCTCAGCGCTTGAGAAGTATTCAAGAAAATACTGTACGCAAAGTGGACGAAGGGGAAATCCCAGAATTTATAGGCATTGTAAATTACTGCATTATGGCGTTAATTAACGCTGAAATTGGCGTGGGAAAATACCCGGATTTAACGGCAGAAGAAGTAGAGTCACAATATGACAAACACGTATTGGAGACTAAAGCCTTAATGGAAAACAAAAATCACGATTACGGAGAGGCTTGGCGTGATTTACGCGTTAGTTCGCTAACAGATTTAATTTTACAAAAGTTACTCCGCGTAAAGCAAATTGAAGACAATAAAGGAAAAACACTAGCGTCCGAAGGCATTGAAGCTAACTATCAAGATATGTTAAACTATGCTGTATTCGCTTTGATTCACCTTGAAATAATAAACGAATAA
- a CDS encoding BT_3928 family protein yields MKFITQLSRIFVGVLFILSGLVKLNDPTGFSFKLEEYFSEAVLNLPFLTPYALSLAVVLVIAEVILGVALLLGFMRKLTLTLLFLMIVFFTFLTFYSAYFNKVTDCGCFGDAVPLTPWGSFTKDIVLLILILILIKFKSFIQPIFQAKTNNLILMMTVILSCFMGYWVLNHLPLKDFRAYKVGTDIQKGMEIPADAPKAEYQMTFYYNVNGKEEKFTDKELGNIPEGAEFVRREDIQLSEGYQPAIHDLTMDLDGEEHLTAMLEEPKLIWIISYDLERADAEGLQAMKDFANKAIVKGYVVAGLTASSNAIIDGVIKKYELPFLYYTADATTLKTIERANPSIVVVEKGVIVEKKHWKDRNQVTLK; encoded by the coding sequence ATGAAATTCATCACGCAACTGTCGCGCATTTTTGTAGGCGTATTATTTATTTTATCTGGTTTAGTAAAATTGAATGACCCTACGGGTTTTTCCTTTAAACTAGAAGAATACTTTTCAGAAGCAGTTTTAAACTTGCCTTTTTTAACGCCTTATGCCCTTTCTCTAGCAGTTGTACTGGTCATTGCTGAAGTCATTTTAGGTGTAGCTTTATTATTGGGTTTCATGCGTAAATTAACGTTGACGTTATTATTTTTAATGATTGTATTCTTTACATTCTTAACCTTCTATTCTGCTTATTTCAATAAAGTAACAGACTGTGGTTGTTTTGGGGATGCTGTCCCTTTAACTCCTTGGGGATCGTTTACCAAAGATATTGTCTTATTGATTCTCATTCTTATTCTCATCAAATTTAAATCGTTTATTCAACCTATATTCCAAGCCAAAACCAACAATTTAATCCTGATGATGACTGTGATTTTAAGTTGTTTTATGGGGTATTGGGTATTGAATCACTTGCCTTTAAAAGATTTCAGAGCATACAAAGTGGGAACGGATATTCAGAAGGGAATGGAAATTCCTGCAGATGCTCCGAAAGCAGAATACCAAATGACGTTTTACTACAATGTAAATGGCAAAGAAGAAAAATTCACGGATAAAGAGCTAGGTAATATTCCAGAAGGTGCTGAATTTGTTCGTCGCGAAGACATTCAATTAAGCGAAGGATACCAACCGGCTATTCACGATTTAACGATGGATTTAGATGGAGAAGAGCACTTGACAGCAATGTTAGAAGAACCCAAGTTAATTTGGATTATTTCGTACGATTTAGAGCGTGCAGATGCGGAAGGATTACAAGCAATGAAAGACTTTGCAAACAAAGCGATTGTCAAAGGTTACGTTGTTGCAGGACTAACAGCTTCTAGTAATGCCATTATCGACGGCGTAATTAAAAAATACGAATTGCCTTTCCTTTATTATACTGCTGATGCAACGACGCTTAAAACCATTGAAAGAGCAAATCCGAGTATTGTCGTAGTAGAAAAAGGAGTCATTGTTGAAAAGAAACACTGGAAAGACCGCAATCAGGTTACCCTAAAATAG
- the tpiA gene encoding triose-phosphate isomerase, protein MRHPIVAGNWKMHKTLSETHVLLDELIELLPTGKEVEVIVAPTFTNLASAVDHLEGTNIQVAAQNMHQAEGGAFTGEISAQMLLSVGVETVIIGHSERRHYFKETDAILADKVNTAFKHNMRVIYCIGEELKDRESKQYLNVIFNQLRDGLFHLSKAQWENIVIAYEPVWAIGTGETATPEQAQEIHAFIRQEIERQYDKTVAENTSILYGGSVKPTNAKEIFSKPDVDGGLIGGAALVASDFAAIVAAI, encoded by the coding sequence ATGAGACACCCAATTGTTGCTGGAAACTGGAAAATGCACAAAACTCTTTCAGAGACTCATGTGCTATTAGATGAGTTAATTGAACTATTGCCTACAGGTAAAGAAGTAGAAGTGATTGTAGCTCCTACTTTTACAAACTTAGCGAGTGCAGTAGATCACTTAGAAGGAACAAACATTCAAGTGGCAGCTCAAAATATGCACCAAGCAGAAGGTGGTGCTTTTACAGGAGAGATTTCTGCTCAAATGTTGTTAAGCGTTGGTGTTGAAACTGTCATAATCGGACACTCGGAACGAAGACATTACTTTAAAGAAACGGACGCTATTTTAGCAGATAAGGTAAATACGGCATTCAAACATAATATGCGTGTCATCTACTGTATTGGTGAAGAGTTAAAAGACCGTGAAAGCAAACAATACCTCAATGTTATTTTCAATCAGTTGAGAGATGGATTATTCCATTTAAGCAAGGCGCAATGGGAGAATATTGTAATCGCTTATGAACCTGTATGGGCTATTGGAACTGGAGAAACAGCAACACCAGAACAAGCACAAGAAATTCACGCTTTTATTCGCCAAGAAATTGAACGTCAATACGATAAAACAGTTGCAGAAAATACATCTATCCTCTATGGAGGTAGTGTTAAACCTACTAATGCAAAAGAAATTTTCTCTAAACCCGATGTTGACGGTGGTCTAATTGGTGGAGCGGCTTTAGTAGCTAGCGATTTCGCAGCAATCGTTGCAGCAATTTAA
- a CDS encoding ABC transporter permease has translation MLTYFTKKLGYALLTLWGVVSVVFFLFTILPGDPARMMLDQNESAEQLLAIKKKYGFDQPISKQYALYLNDLSPLSLHSTLAEDYSFRHENKYHGLVLFTTGQTELMLKAPYLRESFQKNGKTVSSILAETLPNTVLLATVAIGIALCIGVLLGVFSALHVNTWLDRLISVVSTFGMSIPSFFSAILFAWIFGYLLHTYTQLPMTGSLYEVDDYGDGRYLALKNIILPALVLGIRPLSVVIQLMRNSLLEVLSLDYIRTAKAKGMSTTQVIYKHALKNALNPVVTALSGWFASMLAGAVFVEYIFGWNGLGKEIVEALNTLDLPIIMGAVLTIATAFVILTILVDLIYAYLDPRIKLNE, from the coding sequence TTGCTGACTTATTTCACAAAAAAATTAGGTTACGCCCTACTCACTCTTTGGGGGGTGGTTAGTGTAGTTTTCTTTTTGTTTACCATTTTACCTGGTGATCCAGCGCGCATGATGTTGGATCAAAATGAAAGTGCTGAACAACTATTGGCTATAAAAAAGAAGTATGGATTTGATCAACCCATTAGCAAACAATACGCGCTATATTTGAATGATTTATCTCCCCTTTCACTGCATAGTACATTAGCTGAAGATTACAGTTTTAGACATGAAAACAAGTATCATGGTTTGGTTTTATTCACGACAGGACAAACTGAATTGATGCTCAAAGCTCCCTATTTAAGAGAGAGTTTTCAAAAGAACGGAAAAACGGTTAGTAGTATTTTGGCAGAAACACTGCCTAATACTGTACTATTGGCCACAGTGGCTATTGGGATTGCCCTTTGTATTGGTGTACTATTAGGGGTATTTTCCGCTTTACATGTCAATACGTGGTTGGATCGTCTAATTTCCGTTGTGAGTACCTTTGGAATGAGCATTCCCTCTTTCTTTAGTGCGATTTTATTCGCCTGGATTTTCGGTTATCTCCTGCACACCTATACCCAATTGCCCATGACAGGTAGTTTGTATGAAGTGGATGATTACGGCGATGGACGTTATTTAGCGTTGAAAAACATCATTTTACCCGCACTTGTTTTGGGAATTCGTCCTTTATCTGTCGTTATTCAACTGATGCGAAACTCCCTATTAGAAGTTTTGAGTTTGGATTATATTCGAACAGCCAAAGCGAAAGGGATGAGTACCACACAAGTAATCTATAAACACGCGTTGAAAAACGCACTTAATCCCGTTGTAACAGCACTTTCTGGTTGGTTTGCCTCCATGTTAGCTGGCGCGGTTTTTGTAGAGTATATTTTTGGATGGAATGGATTGGGTAAAGAAATTGTAGAAGCCTTAAACACCTTAGATCTTCCCATTATCATGGGAGCTGTACTTACTATTGCAACAGCTTTCGTAATCCTAACAATTTTAGTAGATTTGATCTATGCTTATTTAGATCCTAGAATAAAGCTAAACGAATAA
- a CDS encoding TlpA family protein disulfide reductase: MKKIFIALSILALTATACKQQTEKLEVISTEEPTPTATTTEDANVDTTKFAPAALNQVFHKLDGNTISFQEILTQYAGKNILIDVWAAWCPDCIKALPEIKKIKAAFPEVVFVNLSLDKTPEAWKEAIEKYGIEGEQFHLNDEKRMKGTFGQAIQLNWIPRYMVVNKEGKIELFNATEKNFEDIKALLNTIQ; the protein is encoded by the coding sequence ATGAAGAAAATTTTTATTGCCCTTTCTATACTTGCTTTAACAGCTACTGCTTGTAAGCAACAAACAGAGAAGTTGGAAGTTATTTCAACTGAAGAACCAACTCCAACAGCTACAACAACTGAAGATGCAAATGTTGATACCACAAAATTTGCCCCAGCAGCTTTGAATCAAGTATTTCACAAATTAGATGGAAATACAATTAGCTTTCAAGAAATACTCACACAATACGCAGGTAAAAACATCCTCATTGACGTGTGGGCTGCTTGGTGTCCGGATTGTATCAAAGCACTTCCTGAAATAAAAAAAATTAAAGCTGCATTTCCAGAAGTTGTTTTCGTCAATTTATCTTTAGATAAAACACCTGAAGCTTGGAAAGAAGCGATTGAAAAATACGGTATTGAAGGGGAACAATTCCACCTCAACGACGAGAAGCGAATGAAAGGAACCTTTGGACAAGCGATTCAGTTAAACTGGATTCCTCGCTATATGGTAGTAAATAAAGAAGGTAAAATTGAGCTTTTCAATGCTACAGAGAAAAACTTTGAAGACATAAAAGCCTTATTAAATACAATACAATAA